GCTGTTACGGGGTCAATTTCCAGGCCCTTCTCATTCGACAAATTGATTTGCAGACCCTTCTGACAAACAAAGTTCAGTTCAATGTCCTTGTCACGGCCAGAATCCATTTTCATCCCCATTATTGCTAAAGCAACAGCAGAATCATCAGCTGCTGatgcctgacatgaagttactggtTGAGCAGTTGGCATGGAAAGAGAGAGGAAGTCTGAACagcccttaatatttttcaaactaCACACCCGTGGACTATGGGTAGGATCAGAATGATCGACTATTCCTGAATGGTTTCTCAAACTGATGTTTGGCACTTCATTCAAGTCAATGTAGTTTTCAGCAGGCAGGGCTATCGCGGGCTGTTTCAAATCATTATGACTGACATGTACTGGAACATTGCGGGCAGCTCCTGTATCATATTCATCTAGCCTTTTTCTCACTGAACTATTCCAATGGTTTTTTATTGAGTTATCTGTCCTGGAGGAATGAAAAAACTTAAATCAGTGGAAGACGAAATATAAGCAGTTGCGCAAGTCTATCCAATGAGGTAATTTGTAGTATTGAAAAATGGAAGAACTTTATGTACAAGGACCATCACATCATGACAAGTACAGTAATAACTTTATGTACAAGGACCATCACATCATGACAAGTACAATAATACATTCATAAGTTATGCTACACGGATATAACGTGTACTTCCATTTTCATGCACTCTCCTACAAATTTCAGTCACTGATCATCTAGCCGCAAAAGGCCTAACCCACAATATTTGCGCAGAACAGCCAAGTGACAGAATCTCTAACAGTCCGTTCACTAGCAGGTCAATCCTGTATATGGCAAAAAAAAATGTCTTTTTCTAACTCTATACTCGGTATAACAAGATAAGCACAAGAAACCCATCATCAAATAAAGAGGACAAAAAAGGTTTAATATAAACGACATGTGCTGAAATTCATGTGTTAGATCCTATAGGTACATGACATCCTAGTCCTGTGTTTTTCCTACTCCTACATATTCTAGTTCACGTGGACCTAGGAAGACCTAAACTTCAAAACTAACGACTCAAACTGTTCAAGTCCAAACTAGACTTTGGCTAAAATTTTAGTCGGTGAGATAAGAAAAAAATAATGCTAGCAATAGTCTCGATGAGGAACAAGCTGCAGCTAAACAGCATGCAAATACACTATGTTTATTGTGCCAGCAAGTTAATTCATAGTTCTACAAAGCTTTCTGCCTTTCTCTTATGAGTAATTTGCATACATGCTAGGCATGATACACAGACCATCACTTGGTAAGCAAAAGGATTCAGTTAAACTATATGTGCGAACAACGTACTTTCCAAGAGGAAGGAATGAAGGATGATGTGACTTAGTACCTTCCAGGAAGGAGTTTTGCAATCTCCGCCCATTTATTACCATGCATACGATGAGCATCAACAAGCACCTGCTCCTCCTCAAAAGTCCAAGCTTCTTTCCTTATTTGAGGATCCAGATGATTATGCCATCTAAATCATATGAGGAGCATCAAAAGTGAAGTTAGCTGTATACCATGTTACATATGTACTTTGTTCTGGCAAACTTATAAATACATCAATCAATTATGCAAGAAACTTTACTACAATTACAGATAATAATATGTGATTAATATTCAACCATAACTTAAAATAGCCTGATGTGCAAGGATTTTTTGGCCAGAACCAGATAAATATTCTACTACAGGAGTATTACATTTACTCATGTACTAATATGAAATGGTAAGCTAAACTTAAAGCAACCAGGAAAGAGGACAGCCACGAGATCCACTGTGCTACAGGGATGCAATGCACAGGAGTCTGCGCCAGTGGGTTTTGGGGACCCAAAGTTAGTAACTTTTCGGGTTAGCTGTTTTATTGTGAATAGGAGGAGCTGGGCTTTATATTTCTGTGGCCATTTTCTAGGCACTGCGGAGGACACTGGCTATTTTCAGAACAGTTATCAGGGCAATGTCAAGATATCATGAACTGCTAAATGATTTGAGCAATATTTAGTTACAGCGTCCTGCATATAAATCAAAATCTGAACCCCTAAGAGCTGAAGTTCGCATTATCTCTGGGACCAAATTAGAAAACGTAGGTCTCATATATAAGGTTTTTTAAATGCAGCTCAAAATAGCCAATACCCTCAATAATTGACATCCAGTTTTAATCCCCCAGTCCCCAGAAATATACAGATTTGTCTTAGGCAAGGAAAATCAACAAACTAATTATGAGATCTATGAATATAAGGGTGTGTAGCCCAGATCTTTGTCATCATGCatgtcacatcattaggtgaataccTCTCTCGGCATTGTTTACCAATACGACCATGCAATGACCTCGCTATAACGGACCATTTTGTTGGTCCATGCTCCTTTACCTTCTGGATAATGGTGTCATCTTCCTGTAAAACTCAATGAGTGCACAGATCACAACATATATATGCAGACTTGGATTTGATGGGAGAAAAACAAACAATATTTGGCGAACCTCTTGGGTCCAAGGTCCTTTTATAAGTTCAGGGTCAAGAACTTTTTGCCATCTGTGCAGACATTGTACTTCTGTTCTATCAGGGAAAAACTCGGCTGTATACAACACAGATTCTTCTATGAGATTACGGTACTTTAAAAAAATTACTGTTTCCAGAAGTAAGCACGAAATTTACCCAGACTAACTTTCCTTGTCATAAGTCCTATAGGGTGCAAATGAGTTCTACCTCGAATGTAGAACATATGAGGATCATATTTATTAATTTTCCCCCGATATGATTCTAACATGCCTCTCACTCTCAACCGCACTATAACCAAATATATTAAATTGAGAGGCCTGCCTAGCATGAGATATATCTATTAAAACCTCCATCAAGTTTTGCAATATATTTTCATAAAGCAAAGATTAATCAGAAGTTTTGTAGTCGCTCCTTCCCATCTCCAGTAGGGATCCTTTTGTGTTATTACTCAGAGCCCTGCCGGTGGTTATATGAGAGCAAGCAACCTATCCTTAGTCCATGCCTCCCTGGACCTAGACATAACACAGCGCTCTCCTCCACCAATCACAGGTACATTATTGAATATATTTATTGCATGATAAAATAAAACCATATAATGAAGGTAAATATTGATGGTTATTGACCCCTAGTTTTCTGGAATTGCTAGATGAACATTGAGAAAAGGATGCAGAGCACAAACAAGAAGCTAACCTACTCTCTTCCAATTTTTACCCTTGAAAACAGCAACTGCCTTGCGCAATGTTTCATCCTGCAGCATGAATAAGAAAAATTAGGTAGAAATAAGAAAGAAAGACCCAAAGGCAATAACAAAGCAAGATAATAGCAGATGCCGGACACCAAACAGTTCAACAGTTGTATTGCAGATATACTGAATAGATTGGAAACGAAGTAGAAGTTACTTGGGAATAGTTAGATACTAACCTCTTCAGGTGTCCAGCCACCCTTAGCTCTTCTTACAGGGCCACTTATTCGCCTGATATTTGTAGAGTATGATCATTGACATATATAGTAAGCAATTACTCATGTAATGATAAACTGAAGATGCAAAACAGGGTGTCCAGTTGAAAGATGGGCAAGGCAAGAATAACCAAGTTTCTGTGACACGGACTTCTGGTACCTAAACGCTGACTATTGCTTTTCTCTCTTAAACACGTTGCTGATCAATAATCAAAGCCAGAGCCATGAGAAAACCTATAACTAGTTCAATATACTACTATTACTATGATGAAAGTTGTTTCATGGAAATTACAATAATAAACATGCTACGTTTCATTCTATATTCTAGAATTAGGGAACCAACTAATGAACTAAGCATGTGTGTAAACATTCAGACAATTTAACTATGCTACAAGTGTCAGCCATCATACAGTAAAGCCCCTAACAGCCTATTACACCTTCATTGCTGGCACATGTTCAAATAATCATAAATTAACTCAAAAGGAATTTCTCTTGGATGAACTTTTGTATCCCAAGTATTCATCTTGATAAGCTGAAATTGGCATGTTCCAGTGCTGAGGGAACCCAAAGATATATCACTAATTACATTATTATGACATTATATTTCAGCTAACAAACACACCACTGACAAACTTGGTTGACAACTAGTTATCTACAAATGCATTTACACATACCAAATCTGAAGAAATTGACATCAATTGGAAAACCGTATAGTGagttaattaaaacataaaaaggcCAAAACATGTGCACATAACGTCATTAAAACCAATGTAAACCACCACTTCCATTCATTCCAAGGATCACTGGGAAGCAACCTTCACTGTGCCTCAACCAAGAGAGCATACTGATTTCTAAGGCAACAGAAGTTGAGCAAAATTATCCAATGGCCCAGCATACTAACTGGCAACTGCACAAGCCAAGCAGCACAATCCCACCAATGGGACTATCTCATCAGAAAAGTAGTACAGTACCTCATAACATCCAAACCAAGCAAGTGATGAGATGATAACCACTTAAACCTCATGAAATGTAGTGGCACTCAACGAAATTGCACCTTTCCCTAACAGTCAATCAATAAGCCCCACCCGCAGCATGTTTCGATACAGATGATCTCAACACCATGGGTTTCTCGAAATCAAAAATCTGAGACTCCTTTTCACATGCTGATTGTAACCCCCAATTTCCTGTCCATAGACCCATACGGCCATCACACTGCACACAGGCCATGTTTCCCATCAGAAAAGGTGTCCAAATACGGGAATTGTATGGAGAACGCAGCGACCTGCTGCGCCATTTCAGTCACAACCCAACCCCGATTGCATCTGCTAACCAAACGCCCCATAAGAAAACCACCTCTCCTGGGCAAACAGGTCTCCCTCCCATACCCTAGTCAGGTAAGCAACCACTAGCCAGCAACACCGGACAGCAGAGCCCGAGACAGTCGACGGAGGAGCGGTACCTGCGGCTGGAGCCGGAATCGGCGGGGCTGGGCACGAGCGGCGACGCCCACGCGTGCCCGCCGCCATAGCTCCCTCCCTCGGACGCCGACGGGCTCGACAGCGCCAGATGCTGCCTGCTCTCGGCGCAGCCGTCCCGCCCCTCCACCTTGACCGCCGCCATCCCCATctaccgccgccgccacgtcatcCACGCCGCCGCCTGAAACCAACACAGCAACACCAACATCAGAAACCGCCACAGAAACGCGTCGAAACAACAGAGACATCAAAACCgaggggcgccgccgccgccgcggcgcacGAACCGGGGTAGCCCCCAGATCGGGGTGGGGGGGATCGGGAGGATCGAGTAGTCGGGcggaggcggcgcggcgcgggtggGGCGGACCGAAACCCTAGGCGGGAGGGTAGGGGGGTGGGGGGTTAAAAGGATGGAGCTTTGGCCGCGCCTGTGCGGGTAGCGGGGGGTATCTGCCGCGCCGCGGCGTTCGGTTGTGTGCTGGGGGAgacgaagggggagaggaggggaggaaGGAAGGATGGATGGGCGGAGGCGTCTTTCAAAACCCCTCGCCCGTTGCGTTGAAGGG
The sequence above is a segment of the Triticum dicoccoides isolate Atlit2015 ecotype Zavitan chromosome 1A, WEW_v2.0, whole genome shotgun sequence genome. Coding sequences within it:
- the LOC119282317 gene encoding transcription factor MYB3R-2-like isoform X2, with amino-acid sequence MGMAAVKVEGRDGCAESRQHLALSSPSASEGGSYGGGHAWASPLVPSPADSGSSRRRISGPVRRAKGGWTPEEDETLRKAVAVFKAEFFPDRTEVQCLHRWQKVLDPELIKGPWTQEEDDTIIQKVKEHGPTKWSVIARSLHGRIGKQCRERWHNHLDPQIRKEAWTFEEEQVLVDAHRMHGNKWAEIAKLLPGRTDNSIKNHWNSSVRKRLDEYDTGAARNVPVHVSHNDLKQPAIALPAENYIDLNEVPNISLRNHSGIVDHSDPTHSPRVCSLKNIKGCSDFLSLSMPTAQPVTSCQASAADDSAVALAIMGMKMDSGRDKDIELNFVCQKGLQINLSNEKGLEIDPVTAKPDGRESTLVKEAQSFGSLCYQIPKLEDIDLVRSPVLSRHHGSEHGVDGFQSPTGYATPSPTDGKQSDQLSVESILKSAAENFPGTPSILRRRKRDKPTPSQDTDFKIDANSDCFDTPKANCTTYSPHSFKTAPFLSLGRLDDQQLPSVLGKFDVSPTYRLRSKRMAVLKTVEKHLDFSADAMDTCDMVGTLKSSCRNTESINASSDISSAHDRRINGHMIGLETLTSDFAYTTKLDAT
- the LOC119282317 gene encoding transcription factor MYB3R-2-like isoform X1, whose translation is MGMAAVKVEGRDGCAESRQHLALSSPSASEGGSYGGGHAWASPLVPSPADSGSSRRRISGPVRRAKGGWTPEEDETLRKAVAVFKGKNWKRVAEFFPDRTEVQCLHRWQKVLDPELIKGPWTQEEDDTIIQKVKEHGPTKWSVIARSLHGRIGKQCRERWHNHLDPQIRKEAWTFEEEQVLVDAHRMHGNKWAEIAKLLPGRTDNSIKNHWNSSVRKRLDEYDTGAARNVPVHVSHNDLKQPAIALPAENYIDLNEVPNISLRNHSGIVDHSDPTHSPRVCSLKNIKGCSDFLSLSMPTAQPVTSCQASAADDSAVALAIMGMKMDSGRDKDIELNFVCQKGLQINLSNEKGLEIDPVTAKPDGRESTLVKEAQSFGSLCYQIPKLEDIDLVRSPVLSRHHGSEHGVDGFQSPTGYATPSPTDGKQSDQLSVESILKSAAENFPGTPSILRRRKRDKPTPSQDTDFKIDANSDCFDTPKANCTTYSPHSFKTAPFLSLGRLDDQQLPSVLGKFDVSPTYRLRSKRMAVLKTVEKHLDFSADAMDTCDMVGTLKSSCRNTESINASSDISSAHDRRINGHMIGLETLTSDFAYTTKLDAT